A single genomic interval of Granulicella tundricola MP5ACTX9 harbors:
- a CDS encoding DHA2 family efflux MFS transporter permease subunit, whose translation MAGPEATSDQWKPRVNPWLIAATVALAAFMEVLDTSIANVALPHIAGNLGASEDQGTWVLTSYLVSNAIVLPAGAWASSVIGRKNFFLSCITLFTIASFMCGLAPSLPILLLARVIQGIGGGGLQPMAQAIMADSFEPKKRGQAFALYGLVAVLAPSIGPTLGGWITDNYSWRWIFYINIPVGILAFILVTRFVDDPPWLKPDRANLRKLDYIGLSLLTLAMGGLQIALDKGEENAWFASNFIRFFAAMFVFGMAGLIYWEWNSKAPIMNIKLFKYKNFAICALLMALVGGVLNASTVLQPQFMQQLLGYTATIAGMALTGGGIALVVVMPLAGIATGKFAARNLAAIGFIFFAGAFWWNSITLNLGLSFGYNAFLRVILMIPIPFCFISITNAAYVGLPREASNQVSGIINFVRNVGGSIFIALTGAEVTNRSLFHQAQLQNHMQPGSMGYMSALNGLIGLFKGTTGNTADATGLAQASIYQQLQQQAAAMAYQDIFRLLCYMSIVMIGLAFLLSKNKPGEGAPAGEAVH comes from the coding sequence ATGGCCGGTCCCGAAGCGACCTCTGACCAATGGAAGCCCAGGGTAAACCCCTGGCTCATCGCCGCGACCGTCGCCCTCGCAGCCTTCATGGAGGTTCTCGATACCTCCATCGCCAACGTCGCCCTCCCCCACATCGCCGGCAACCTCGGCGCCAGTGAGGATCAGGGCACCTGGGTTCTCACCAGCTATCTCGTCTCGAACGCAATCGTCCTGCCCGCCGGTGCCTGGGCCTCCTCCGTCATCGGCCGCAAGAACTTCTTCCTCTCGTGCATCACCCTCTTCACCATCGCCAGCTTCATGTGCGGTCTCGCTCCCTCACTGCCCATCCTCCTCCTTGCCCGCGTCATCCAGGGCATCGGCGGCGGCGGTCTCCAGCCCATGGCCCAGGCCATCATGGCGGACTCGTTCGAGCCTAAAAAGCGCGGTCAGGCCTTTGCCCTGTATGGTCTCGTCGCCGTTCTCGCCCCCTCCATCGGCCCCACCCTCGGCGGCTGGATCACCGATAACTACTCCTGGCGCTGGATCTTCTACATCAACATCCCCGTCGGCATCCTGGCCTTCATCCTCGTCACCCGCTTCGTGGACGATCCCCCCTGGCTCAAGCCGGATCGCGCCAACCTCCGCAAGCTTGACTACATCGGCCTCAGTCTCCTGACCCTCGCTATGGGCGGCCTCCAGATCGCACTTGATAAGGGTGAAGAAAACGCCTGGTTCGCCTCCAACTTCATCCGTTTCTTCGCTGCCATGTTCGTCTTCGGCATGGCCGGCCTTATCTACTGGGAGTGGAACAGCAAGGCTCCCATCATGAACATCAAGCTCTTCAAATACAAGAATTTCGCCATCTGCGCCCTGCTCATGGCCTTGGTCGGCGGAGTCCTTAACGCCTCCACCGTCCTCCAACCCCAGTTCATGCAGCAGCTCCTCGGTTACACGGCCACCATCGCCGGAATGGCACTCACCGGAGGCGGAATCGCTCTGGTCGTCGTCATGCCGCTCGCCGGCATCGCCACCGGCAAGTTCGCCGCGCGCAACCTCGCCGCCATCGGCTTCATCTTCTTCGCCGGTGCCTTCTGGTGGAACTCCATCACCCTCAACCTCGGGCTCAGCTTCGGATACAACGCCTTCCTCCGCGTCATCCTGATGATCCCCATCCCCTTCTGCTTCATCTCCATCACCAACGCCGCCTACGTCGGTCTCCCCCGCGAGGCCTCCAACCAGGTCTCCGGCATCATCAACTTCGTCCGCAACGTTGGCGGCAGTATCTTCATCGCCCTCACCGGAGCCGAGGTCACCAACCGCTCCCTCTTCCATCAGGCTCAGCTTCAGAACCACATGCAGCCCGGCAGCATGGGTTATATGAGCGCCCTCAACGGCCTTATCGGCCTCTTCAAAGGCACCACCGGCAACACCGCGGACGCCACCGGACTTGCTCAGGCCTCCATCTACCAGCAACTCCAGCAGCAGGCGGCTGCCATGGCCTACCAGGACATCTTCCGCCTCCTCTGCTACATGTCCATCGTCATGATCGGCCTGGCCTTCCTCCTCAGCAAAAACAAGCCCGGAGAAGGTGCCCCAGCCGGAGAAGCCGTCCACTAA